In a genomic window of Xenopus laevis strain J_2021 chromosome 5S, Xenopus_laevis_v10.1, whole genome shotgun sequence:
- the LOC108718320 gene encoding solute carrier family 35 member F6 — protein sequence MAWTSYQLLLAGMMLTTGSINTLSAKWADNFNAKGCNGSESHQFQHPFLQAVGMFLGELSCLAVLYILICRNRSSPVPTIEPSQPFNPLLFLPPALCDMTGTSIMYVALNMTSASSFQMLRGAVIIFTGLLSVAFLGRKLEWSQWLGIFITIAGLVVVGLADLLSGPGAGRNLSDVITGDLLIIMAQIIVSIQMVLEEKFVYKHNVHPLRAVGTEGLFGFVILSLLLIPFYYIPAGGLSNSERPVLEDSLDAFCQIGNQPLIFLALLGNIISIAFFNFAGISVTKEISATTRMVLDSLRTVVIWVVSLALGWETFHALQILGFIVLLLGAALYNGLHKPLMCRRCRGESEETQGLLQGERRDPINSDA from the exons ATGGCCTGGACGTCGTACCAGCTGCTCCTGGCAGGGATGATGTTGACCACTGGATCCATCAATACCCTCTCAGCAAA GTGGGCAGATAATTTCAATGCCAAAGGCTGTAACGGGTCAGAGAGTCACCAGTTCCAGCACCCGTTTCTACAG GCCGTGGGCATGTTCCTGGGAGAACTCTCCTGTCTGGCAGTTTTGTACATTCTCATCTGCAGAAACAGAAGTTCCCCCGTTCCCACCATCGAACCCTCTCAGCCCTTTAACCCTTTGCTCTTCCTCCCGCCAGCTCTGTGTGACATGACAGGGACCAGCATCATGTATGTGG CTCTGAACATGACCAGCGCCTCCAGTTTCCAGATGCTCCGGGGGGCCGTCATCATCTTCACGGGGCTCCTGTCCGTGGCTTTCCTGGGCCGCAAGCTGGAGTGGAGCCAGTGGCTGGGAATCTTTATCACTATAGCCGGACTGGTAGTCGTGGGACTGGCAGATTTACTCAGTGGCCCCGGGGCCGGCAGAAACCTCAGTGATGTCATTACTG GGGACCTGCTGATTATTATGGCTCAGATCATCGTGTCCATTCAGATGGTCCTGGAGGAGAAGTTTGTGTATAAACACAATGTGCACCCGCTGAGAGCCGTCGGCACCGAAG GTCTCTTCGGCTTCGTTATCCTGTCGTTATTGCTCATCCCGTTCTACTACATCCCGGCCGGGGGTCTGAGCAACAGTGAGCGGCCGGTGCTGGAGGATTCATTAGATGCCTTCTGTCAGATTGGCAACCAGCCCCTCATCTTCCTGGCCCTGCTGGGCAACATCATCAGCATCGCCTTCTTCAACTTCGCCGGGATCAGCGTCACCAAGGAGATCAGCGCCACCACCCGCATGGTCTTGGACAGTCTCAGGACCGTCGTTATTTGGGTGGTGAGTCTGGCCCTGGGCTGGGAGACATTTCATGCGCTGCAGATATTGGGGTTCATCGTCTTGTTACTGGGGGCCGCCCTCTACAATGGACTTCACAAACCCCTAATGTGCCGGAGGTGCCGGGGAGAGAGCGAGGAGACTCAGGGGCTGCTGCAAGGGGAACGTCGTGACCCCATTAATTCTGATGCCTGA